From Bordetella flabilis, the proteins below share one genomic window:
- a CDS encoding tripartite tricarboxylate transporter permease: MELWENLMLGFSVAVSPENLLYALMGCVLGTLVGVLPGLGPVPTIAMLLPITYVLPPIAGLIMLAGIYYGTQYGGSTTAILVNLPGETSAVVTTLDGHQMARNGRGGAALALAAIGSFFAGSVATMLIAGFAPPLAEVAFKFGPAEYFSLMALGLIGAVVLASGSIMKAIAMIILGLLLGMVGTDVNSGVARYDFGIPELQDGIDFAIVAMGVFGFAEIMTNLELKDKRVEISDKVGSLYPNRKELREAIPAILRGTALGSCLGILPGGGATLSAFASYTLEKKVSREPERFGKGHPAGLAGPESANNAGAQTSFIPLLTLGIPGNAVMALMVGAMTIHNIQPGPQVMSSHPDLFWGLIASMWIGNLMLVVLNLPLVGLWIKLLKVPYRILYPAILVFCTIGVYSLNYNAFDIFVTAVFGLVGYVWAKLRCEGAPLLLGLVLGPMMEENFRRALLLSRGDFTTFVTRPLSASLLGAALLLVVIVALPSIRKKREETFVEET, translated from the coding sequence ATGGAGCTCTGGGAAAATCTGATGCTTGGTTTTTCGGTGGCCGTTTCACCGGAAAACCTGCTCTACGCCCTGATGGGGTGCGTCCTGGGCACGCTGGTCGGCGTGCTGCCCGGCCTGGGCCCGGTACCGACCATCGCAATGTTGTTGCCGATCACCTATGTGCTGCCGCCGATCGCCGGCCTGATCATGCTGGCGGGGATTTATTACGGCACCCAATATGGCGGTTCGACGACCGCCATCCTGGTGAATCTGCCTGGCGAGACATCGGCCGTGGTGACTACCCTGGACGGGCACCAGATGGCGCGCAACGGACGCGGCGGCGCGGCCCTGGCCCTGGCGGCCATCGGTTCGTTCTTCGCCGGCTCGGTCGCGACCATGTTGATCGCCGGCTTCGCGCCGCCCTTGGCGGAGGTCGCGTTCAAGTTCGGGCCCGCGGAGTATTTCTCCCTGATGGCGCTGGGCCTGATCGGCGCCGTCGTACTGGCCTCGGGGTCCATCATGAAGGCCATCGCCATGATTATCCTGGGCCTGTTGCTCGGCATGGTGGGCACCGACGTCAACTCCGGCGTTGCGCGCTATGACTTCGGCATCCCGGAGCTGCAGGACGGCATCGACTTCGCGATCGTGGCCATGGGCGTGTTCGGCTTTGCCGAGATCATGACCAACCTGGAGCTCAAGGATAAGCGCGTGGAGATCTCCGACAAGGTGGGCTCCCTGTATCCGAACCGCAAGGAATTGCGCGAAGCCATACCCGCCATCCTGCGCGGTACGGCGCTGGGATCGTGCCTGGGCATCCTGCCGGGTGGGGGCGCCACCTTGTCGGCGTTCGCGTCGTACACGCTGGAGAAAAAGGTATCGCGCGAGCCGGAGCGCTTCGGCAAGGGCCATCCGGCCGGATTGGCCGGCCCCGAGTCGGCCAACAATGCGGGCGCGCAGACGTCGTTTATCCCGTTGTTGACCCTGGGCATTCCGGGCAACGCGGTGATGGCGCTGATGGTGGGGGCCATGACCATCCACAACATACAGCCCGGCCCGCAGGTCATGTCGAGCCATCCGGACTTGTTCTGGGGCCTGATCGCGTCGATGTGGATCGGCAACCTGATGCTGGTGGTGCTGAACCTGCCCCTGGTCGGACTGTGGATCAAGTTGCTGAAAGTGCCTTATCGCATTCTGTATCCCGCGATCCTGGTGTTCTGCACCATCGGTGTCTATTCCCTCAACTACAACGCCTTCGACATCTTCGTCACGGCGGTGTTCGGGCTGGTCGGCTATGTCTGGGCCAAGCTGCGCTGCGAAGGCGCGCCGCTGCTGCTGGGACTGGTGCTGGGCCCCATGATGGAGGAAAACTTCCGTCGCGCGCTGCTGCTGTCGCGCGGCGACTTCACGACCTTCGTGACGCGGCCTTTGTCGGCATCGTTGCTGGGCGCGGCGCTGCTGCTGGTGGTGATCGTCGCCTTGCCGTCCATCCGCAAGAAGCGCGAAGAGACCTTCGTCGAGGAAACCTGA
- a CDS encoding SDR family oxidoreductase, whose protein sequence is MPHSSSGTGSLARSPAAIHAPHPTPTSARGLHVPRIVVVTGASAGLGRAIAHAFAAEGADVALLARDAGALAAAAEEVRAYGVRALSIAVDVSDATAVEAAADRVETELGPIDTWVNNAMLTIFSPLSSVTPEEYTRVTAVTYLGYVYGTMAALRRMRARDHGVIVQVGSALAYRAIPLQSAYCGAKHGVRGFTDALRSELLHDRSKVHVTMVQMPALNTPQFDWAACRMPHAPRPVAPIYQPEVGARAVVWAARHRRRELFVGVSSIVAIVANKFFPGLIDRYLARTNYRAQQRQQAVSADRPDNLWQPVGDLHRTRGGFDAESTGHSTALWLSTHRTAVLGGALLVAGLLWSAASRPAGRRRLSRR, encoded by the coding sequence ATGCCGCATTCATCGTCAGGGACCGGCTCCCTCGCCCGCAGTCCCGCCGCCATCCATGCGCCGCACCCTACCCCCACATCCGCCCGCGGCTTGCATGTGCCGCGCATTGTCGTCGTCACCGGCGCCAGCGCCGGCCTCGGCCGGGCCATCGCGCATGCCTTCGCCGCGGAGGGCGCCGACGTGGCGCTGCTCGCACGCGACGCCGGCGCATTGGCCGCCGCCGCGGAAGAAGTACGCGCCTACGGGGTACGCGCACTTTCCATCGCCGTGGACGTCAGCGACGCCACGGCCGTGGAAGCGGCCGCCGACCGCGTCGAAACGGAACTCGGGCCCATCGACACCTGGGTCAACAACGCGATGTTGACCATCTTCTCGCCACTGTCGTCCGTGACGCCGGAAGAATACACACGCGTCACCGCGGTGACCTACCTCGGCTATGTGTATGGCACCATGGCCGCGCTGCGACGCATGAGGGCGCGGGACCACGGCGTCATCGTGCAAGTGGGTTCCGCGCTCGCCTACCGGGCGATTCCGCTGCAGTCCGCGTATTGCGGTGCCAAGCACGGGGTGCGCGGCTTCACCGATGCGCTACGCAGCGAACTGCTGCACGACCGCAGCAAGGTGCATGTCACCATGGTGCAGATGCCGGCCTTGAACACGCCCCAGTTCGACTGGGCCGCATGCCGCATGCCCCATGCGCCACGGCCGGTCGCGCCCATCTATCAACCCGAAGTGGGCGCCCGCGCTGTCGTATGGGCCGCGCGGCACCGGCGCAGGGAGCTTTTCGTCGGTGTGTCCTCCATCGTGGCGATCGTCGCGAACAAGTTCTTTCCAGGCCTCATCGACCGCTACCTGGCGCGCACCAATTACCGCGCGCAACAGCGGCAGCAAGCGGTAAGCGCGGACCGTCCCGACAACCTGTGGCAGCCGGTCGGCGACCTGCATCGCACACGCGGCGGCTTCGATGCGGAGTCCACCGGGCACAGCACGGCGCTGTGGTTGTCCACGCACCGCACCGCCGTCCTGGGCGGCGCCTTGCTGGTCGCCGGCCTGCTATGGTCCGCGGCCTCGCGGCCCGCCGGACGCCGACGCCTTTCCCGCCGTTGA
- a CDS encoding MFS transporter, whose translation MFRPERSLRGAPRHLGVLIAMTSICGFMATDIFLPAVPALKQAYGRTATEIQALFSVFLYALAAGQLAHGALADAIGRRTPLLLSLGLYSVASLAIPYTADYDLVLCWRMVQAFGACGAIVVGRAIAADFYSGHGLTRFFLNVSVVVGMSPALAPAIGQLLYAQFGWEACFLFTAAFGAALWMLACAAVPQSRARPAMPAPSTGGAARRYATVLATPAFRLNAGVIAISQAAYFAYLAESTFLLLHQGWPRAWLGYTYASLAFAYVAGNLTARDLAARVGAARVYRWGIGLFLCAGIVLAAGLALRPASTVIMLAGVSTLTFANGFLLPLGTAAAIGAVPAHAGSAAGMAGFIQLSCAALAAQCIGPLTAHQPSAFGAVMLALGLLNSLLYLAHRRRHP comes from the coding sequence ATGTTCCGGCCTGAACGCAGCCTGCGCGGCGCGCCGCGGCATCTTGGCGTGCTGATCGCCATGACATCCATTTGCGGTTTCATGGCGACGGACATTTTCCTGCCCGCGGTCCCGGCCTTGAAGCAGGCATACGGCAGGACCGCCACCGAGATCCAGGCGCTTTTCTCCGTCTTCCTTTATGCCCTGGCGGCCGGACAACTGGCGCACGGAGCGCTCGCCGACGCCATCGGCCGGCGCACCCCCTTGCTGCTTTCACTCGGCCTGTATTCGGTGGCCTCGCTGGCCATCCCGTATACCGCCGACTATGACCTGGTGCTGTGCTGGCGCATGGTCCAGGCCTTCGGCGCCTGTGGCGCCATCGTGGTCGGGCGCGCAATCGCGGCCGACTTTTATAGCGGCCACGGCCTGACCCGGTTCTTCCTGAACGTATCCGTGGTGGTCGGCATGTCGCCCGCGCTGGCGCCCGCGATCGGGCAGTTGCTCTACGCGCAGTTCGGCTGGGAAGCCTGCTTTCTGTTCACCGCGGCCTTCGGCGCGGCGCTATGGATGCTGGCCTGTGCGGCGGTGCCGCAATCGCGGGCACGACCGGCCATGCCGGCACCGTCGACCGGCGGCGCTGCCCGCAGATACGCCACCGTCCTGGCCACGCCGGCCTTTCGCCTGAATGCCGGCGTTATCGCGATATCCCAGGCCGCATACTTCGCCTATCTGGCCGAGTCGACCTTCCTGCTGCTGCACCAGGGATGGCCCCGCGCCTGGCTTGGCTATACCTATGCCAGCCTGGCCTTCGCCTACGTGGCCGGCAATCTCACCGCCCGCGATCTCGCCGCGCGAGTCGGCGCTGCGCGGGTCTATCGCTGGGGCATCGGCCTTTTCCTGTGCGCGGGGATCGTTCTGGCGGCCGGCCTGGCGCTGCGCCCGGCATCGACCGTCATCATGCTGGCCGGCGTGTCGACACTGACCTTCGCCAACGGCTTCCTGCTGCCCCTGGGCACCGCCGCCGCGATCGGCGCCGTGCCGGCCCATGCGGGGTCCGCCGCGGGCATGGCGGGTTTCATCCAATTGTCATGCGCCGCGCTCGCCGCGCAGTGCATCGGGCCGCTTACAGCGCACCAGCCGTCCGCCTTCGGCGCCGTGATGCTTGCGCTCGGACTGCTGAATTCCCTGCTCTATCTGGCGCATCGAAGGCGCCATCCTTGA
- a CDS encoding amidase family protein, with amino-acid sequence MLLPFRAATLPADVADFTLTQAVAALRRRVVRSEDLLHATSRRYERHAGYGAFICARHEQTEAGRDGCNDDKAGASMAGALQGVPVAIKDNVHVAGFGATAGTPALAHFEPACDATVAARLRHAGAVIVGKTNMHELSLGVTSRNARYGDVRNARDPARIAGGSSGGSAVAVAQGSAYAALGTDTAGSIRIPAALNGVVGLRPTSGRYPEDGIVPVCPTRDTAGPMARTVADVALLDQVITGSQRPLAPVRPGCIRLGVVRDFFFDGLDNEVHAVVHAALRRLQDNGVQLIEFAMPGLADANDAAGTAVGFAEFWSAMQRYLSLHGANVSVTDLARQAAGADVRYLIETFIAPHAPHCVPAAMYEAAIRRHRPSLRRRFLEQLCRHRLDAFILPTTLTVAAPLAGADGTVAMNGQTVSLNYAYLRNTALASNAGLPALSLPAGYTAHGLPIGIEIDGSPHDDRHLLAIGLTLESILAVSAPALPISSTCP; translated from the coding sequence ATGCTGCTCCCTTTCCGTGCCGCGACGCTGCCCGCGGACGTCGCGGACTTCACCTTGACGCAGGCCGTCGCAGCCCTTCGACGCCGTGTGGTACGAAGCGAGGATCTCCTGCACGCCACCAGCCGCCGGTACGAGCGCCATGCCGGCTACGGCGCCTTCATTTGCGCGCGCCATGAGCAGACGGAGGCGGGGCGCGACGGGTGCAACGACGACAAGGCCGGCGCTTCCATGGCCGGAGCGCTGCAAGGCGTGCCGGTGGCGATCAAGGACAATGTACACGTCGCGGGTTTCGGCGCCACGGCCGGAACGCCGGCCCTGGCGCACTTCGAACCGGCCTGTGACGCCACCGTGGCGGCGCGCCTGCGCCATGCCGGCGCCGTCATCGTCGGCAAGACCAACATGCACGAGTTGTCGCTGGGCGTCACGTCGCGCAACGCCCGCTACGGCGACGTACGCAATGCGCGCGACCCGGCCCGCATCGCGGGCGGTTCCAGCGGCGGCAGCGCCGTGGCGGTGGCGCAAGGCTCGGCCTACGCCGCCCTGGGCACCGACACCGCAGGCTCCATACGCATCCCGGCCGCGCTCAATGGCGTGGTGGGCTTGCGTCCCACCTCCGGCCGCTATCCCGAGGACGGCATCGTCCCGGTGTGCCCCACGCGCGATACGGCGGGCCCCATGGCGCGCACGGTCGCCGACGTCGCCTTGCTCGATCAGGTCATCACGGGATCCCAACGACCCCTCGCGCCGGTCCGGCCGGGCTGCATACGCCTGGGCGTGGTGCGGGACTTTTTTTTCGACGGGCTCGACAACGAGGTTCACGCCGTGGTTCATGCGGCGCTGCGGCGCCTGCAGGACAACGGCGTGCAACTGATCGAGTTCGCCATGCCCGGATTGGCCGATGCCAACGACGCGGCCGGGACGGCGGTCGGCTTCGCCGAGTTCTGGTCGGCCATGCAGCGCTATCTGAGTCTTCATGGCGCCAATGTGTCGGTTACGGACCTGGCACGGCAGGCGGCCGGCGCCGACGTCCGCTACCTGATCGAAACGTTCATCGCCCCACACGCGCCGCATTGCGTGCCGGCCGCGATGTACGAGGCCGCCATCCGCCGGCACCGGCCGTCCCTGCGCCGCAGGTTCCTGGAACAGCTCTGCCGCCATCGCCTGGACGCCTTCATCCTGCCGACCACTTTGACCGTCGCGGCGCCGCTGGCAGGCGCCGACGGCACCGTGGCGATGAACGGACAGACGGTGTCCCTTAACTACGCGTACCTCCGCAATACGGCCCTGGCAAGCAATGCAGGACTGCCCGCACTGAGCCTGCCCGCGGGCTACACGGCGCATGGGCTGCCCATCGGCATCGAGATCGACGGCTCGCCGCATGACGACCGCCACCTGCTGGCGATCGGCCTGACCCTCGAGTCCATTCTCGCCGTCTCCGCGCCAGCCCTTCCCATTTCGTCGACCTGTCCTTGA
- a CDS encoding amino acid adenylation domain-containing protein, producing MSIPSLLESIRRGAQAMPSRIAIHDGTRTCSHARLWTLSDHVAGRLREAGVAPGDVVGIALPRSTEWVAAMLGVLKCGAAYLPLDPDYPHDRLAFCIEDSGARHVIAGAGTPRIGTRTTLSMDSLLRAQATAATLPAPDAGAPAYVLYTSGSTGRPKGVVVSMAALAYQMDWFVRQFAFTADDVVVHKTSTAFDASVWEYLAPLMVGGAMVIAGNAPAAIAQAAQQHRATILQVVPAVMQAMTEPALMAALRSVRMLFCGGEPLPRRLVDQVHAYLPIPVVNLYGPTETTVQCAFHVCEPGQADERDPVPLGKPIPGTVFRILGADAQAGAGELLIEGPGVAQGYQGLPQETASRFGVSPGTGQRSYRSGDLVRLDDHGDYLFLGRADNQVKLRGLRIELEEIEAALCRTVPGVRHATAVINAAEQIEAYVEVRPGDWDEAAARAAMAEALPRHMQPAILTPLEHLPLLPNGKHDRNAVKAMAAARGAAPAPAPEAQEASRPPQGACAAGVAEQVRTIWAALLPHSTGDDSHFFQAGGHSLLAMRLVARINAALDVQLLAVTLFARPTLRCLIDMVEQAVRERERPAVTSGIVRIAGQSGQPPIWFVHPAGGGIWCYRDIATSVRTVESLGISCEPRGGAGAYENNVPRMARWYADRVLAHQSDGPYVLCGYSFGGTVAHEMAVDLQSRGAHVALLVLLDTFITRATGGDILDFVTSYARKLADGADHAPSRAQLGGMSIDERNRVLLKMGVQGGHLPADASMQDLEQGLAMWIANNLAASTHQPHGKFNGPTLFIRCTGNTRDSLDGWPSLLGDLHVRDVPADHFTVYRPPVATHVAALIEQAVRQFVPHYAHVPA from the coding sequence ATGTCGATACCTTCCCTGCTCGAATCCATCCGCCGCGGCGCGCAGGCCATGCCGTCGCGCATCGCCATCCACGATGGCACGCGCACATGCAGCCATGCGCGGCTGTGGACCCTGTCCGACCACGTCGCCGGGCGGCTGCGCGAAGCCGGTGTGGCGCCCGGCGATGTGGTCGGCATCGCCCTGCCCCGCTCCACGGAATGGGTGGCCGCCATGCTGGGCGTCCTGAAGTGCGGCGCCGCCTATCTTCCGCTGGACCCGGACTATCCGCATGACCGCCTCGCGTTCTGCATCGAGGACAGCGGCGCCCGCCATGTGATCGCCGGCGCGGGAACGCCGCGCATCGGTACCCGCACGACGCTGTCCATGGACAGCCTGCTGCGGGCGCAGGCAACCGCCGCCACGCTGCCCGCGCCGGATGCGGGCGCGCCCGCGTACGTGCTGTACACGTCCGGCTCCACCGGCCGCCCCAAGGGCGTCGTCGTCTCCATGGCCGCGCTTGCCTACCAGATGGACTGGTTCGTGCGCCAGTTCGCCTTCACCGCCGACGACGTTGTCGTGCACAAGACGTCCACGGCGTTCGACGCGTCCGTGTGGGAGTACCTGGCCCCGCTCATGGTGGGCGGCGCCATGGTCATCGCCGGGAACGCGCCGGCCGCCATCGCGCAGGCGGCGCAGCAGCACCGCGCCACTATCCTGCAGGTGGTCCCCGCCGTGATGCAGGCCATGACCGAACCGGCCTTGATGGCGGCGCTGCGCAGCGTGCGCATGCTGTTCTGCGGCGGCGAGCCGCTGCCCAGGCGCCTGGTCGACCAGGTGCATGCGTACCTGCCCATTCCCGTCGTCAACCTCTACGGCCCGACGGAAACCACGGTCCAGTGCGCCTTCCATGTGTGCGAGCCGGGCCAGGCCGACGAGCGGGATCCCGTGCCGCTGGGCAAGCCGATACCGGGCACCGTCTTCCGTATCCTCGGTGCGGACGCGCAAGCCGGCGCGGGCGAACTGCTGATAGAAGGTCCCGGCGTGGCGCAAGGCTACCAGGGCCTGCCCCAGGAAACCGCGTCCCGCTTCGGCGTCTCGCCCGGCACGGGACAGCGCAGCTATCGCTCCGGTGACCTTGTGCGGCTGGACGACCACGGCGACTACCTCTTCCTGGGCCGCGCCGATAACCAGGTGAAGCTGCGCGGGCTGCGGATCGAGCTCGAGGAAATCGAGGCCGCCCTGTGCCGCACGGTGCCTGGCGTGCGGCACGCGACCGCCGTGATCAATGCGGCGGAGCAGATCGAAGCCTACGTCGAAGTCCGGCCCGGCGACTGGGACGAGGCCGCCGCGCGCGCGGCCATGGCGGAGGCGCTGCCACGTCACATGCAGCCCGCGATACTCACCCCGCTCGAACATCTTCCCCTGTTGCCGAACGGCAAGCATGACCGCAATGCGGTCAAGGCAATGGCCGCGGCACGCGGCGCTGCGCCCGCCCCGGCCCCCGAAGCACAGGAGGCGTCCCGTCCCCCGCAGGGCGCGTGTGCGGCGGGCGTCGCCGAGCAGGTGAGGACCATCTGGGCGGCACTGCTGCCCCACAGCACCGGCGACGACAGCCATTTCTTCCAGGCCGGCGGGCATTCCCTGCTGGCCATGCGCCTGGTGGCCCGGATCAACGCCGCGCTCGATGTGCAACTATTGGCTGTCACGCTGTTCGCCCGCCCGACCTTGCGCTGCCTGATCGACATGGTCGAACAAGCCGTGCGGGAACGCGAGCGGCCCGCCGTGACCTCGGGCATCGTCAGGATCGCGGGGCAGTCCGGGCAGCCGCCCATCTGGTTCGTCCATCCCGCGGGTGGCGGGATATGGTGTTACCGCGACATCGCCACCTCCGTGCGGACAGTCGAATCGCTGGGTATCTCGTGCGAACCGCGCGGCGGCGCGGGCGCCTACGAGAACAACGTACCGCGCATGGCGCGCTGGTACGCGGACCGTGTACTGGCGCATCAATCCGATGGCCCCTATGTGCTTTGCGGATACAGCTTCGGGGGCACGGTTGCCCACGAGATGGCCGTGGACCTGCAATCGCGCGGGGCACACGTGGCGCTGCTGGTCCTGCTCGATACCTTCATCACGCGCGCCACCGGCGGCGACATACTGGACTTCGTCACCAGCTATGCCCGCAAGCTCGCCGATGGCGCCGACCATGCGCCCTCACGCGCGCAGTTGGGTGGAATGTCCATCGACGAGCGCAACCGCGTGCTGCTGAAGATGGGCGTACAAGGAGGACATCTACCCGCCGACGCGTCGATGCAGGACCTGGAACAGGGTCTTGCGATGTGGATCGCGAACAACCTCGCCGCCTCGACGCATCAGCCGCACGGCAAGTTCAATGGGCCCACGCTGTTCATCCGCTGCACCGGCAACACGCGTGACAGCCTGGACGGCTGGCCAAGCCTGCTGGGGGACCTCCACGTGCGCGATGTGCCCGCGGACCACTTCACGGTGTATCGCCCTCCCGTCGCCACGCACGTCGCCGCGCTCATCGAACAGGCCGTCAGGCAGTTCGTACCGCACTACGCGCATGTTCCGGCCTGA
- a CDS encoding (2Fe-2S)-binding protein → MTTSQPMPDAAPRGGAEGLHRPARRTFLAGIGAAGLSASAAAHLSTDPQGQAAAADAPVADKQADAPAGTIPTRLSVNGHTHEMNLDPRTTLLDALREHLHLTGTKKGCDHGQCGACTVHVNGRRVNSCMSFAATHEGDTVTTIEGLGQPGALHPMQAAFVEHDGYQCGYCTSGQIMSAVAMLNEPWGDADADVREAMSGNICRCGAYPNIVSAIQDARRKA, encoded by the coding sequence ATGACCACTTCCCAGCCTATGCCGGATGCCGCGCCTCGCGGCGGCGCCGAGGGCTTGCACCGTCCGGCGCGCCGGACCTTCCTGGCCGGCATCGGCGCGGCAGGCCTGTCCGCCAGCGCAGCCGCCCACCTTTCCACGGACCCGCAGGGCCAGGCCGCGGCGGCGGACGCGCCGGTGGCGGACAAGCAAGCCGACGCGCCGGCGGGCACGATACCGACCCGCCTGTCGGTGAACGGACACACGCATGAAATGAATCTGGATCCGCGCACGACGCTGCTCGATGCGCTGCGCGAGCACCTGCATCTCACGGGTACCAAGAAAGGCTGCGATCACGGCCAGTGCGGTGCATGTACGGTGCATGTCAATGGCCGCCGGGTGAATTCCTGTATGAGCTTTGCCGCCACCCACGAGGGCGACACCGTCACGACCATAGAAGGACTGGGCCAACCCGGCGCATTGCATCCCATGCAAGCGGCCTTCGTGGAGCACGATGGCTACCAGTGCGGCTATTGCACCTCGGGCCAGATCATGTCGGCCGTCGCCATGCTGAACGAACCCTGGGGCGATGCCGACGCGGACGTGCGTGAAGCGATGAGCGGAAATATCTGCCGTTGCGGCGCCTACCCGAACATCGTTTCGGCCATCCAGGACGCACGCCGCAAGGCCTGA
- a CDS encoding thiamine pyrophosphate-requiring protein — protein sequence MAPTVGDFIVGRLHAWGVRRIYGYPGDGINGVFGALSRAEDKIDFVQARHEEMAAFMASAHAKFTGELGVCIATSGPGASHLITGLYDARMDHMPVLAIVGQQARAALGGHYQQELDLVSMFKDVAGAFVQQATVPEQVRHLVDRAIRIALGTRQVTALVLPNDLQDLPYEEPGRKHGTVHSGVGYRPPRSVPYPADLQRAAEVLNAGRKVAILVGAGALGAGAEVTALADKLGAGVAKALLGKAVLPDDLPWVTGSIGLLGTEPSYKLMTECDTLLMIGSGFPYSEFLPKEGQARGVQIDIKPDMLSLRYPMEVNLVGDSAETLRELLPLLTAKTDRAWRDSIEEWTGDWWKKLEARALADAEVGVNPQRTIWELSPRIPADAIVTSDSGSVANWYARDLKVQQGMMCSLSGGLASMGAAVPYAIAAKFAYPHRPVIALVGDGAMQMNNMAELITVAKYWKEWGDPRWICMVLNNEDLNQVTWEQRVMEGDPKFEASQRIPHVSYHQFAESIGLRGIHVDRAEAMAGAWEQALASDRPVVIDVKTDPNVPPLPPHITLAQAKAFASTLLKGDPDQGSVIANTARQVLSAVLPGNRKK from the coding sequence ATGGCGCCTACTGTCGGAGATTTCATCGTCGGCCGGCTGCACGCCTGGGGCGTGCGCCGCATTTACGGTTACCCCGGTGACGGCATCAACGGAGTCTTTGGCGCGCTGAGCCGTGCCGAAGACAAGATCGATTTCGTCCAGGCGCGCCATGAAGAGATGGCCGCCTTCATGGCCTCGGCCCACGCCAAGTTCACCGGGGAGCTCGGCGTCTGCATCGCCACATCGGGGCCGGGGGCCTCGCATCTCATCACCGGCCTGTACGACGCCCGCATGGACCACATGCCGGTGCTTGCCATCGTCGGACAGCAGGCGCGCGCCGCGCTGGGTGGGCATTACCAGCAGGAACTCGACCTGGTGTCCATGTTCAAGGATGTGGCCGGCGCCTTTGTGCAACAGGCCACCGTGCCGGAGCAAGTGCGCCACCTGGTCGACCGCGCCATTCGTATCGCCCTCGGCACGCGGCAGGTCACTGCCCTGGTGCTCCCCAACGACCTCCAGGACCTGCCCTACGAGGAGCCGGGCCGCAAGCACGGGACGGTGCATTCAGGCGTCGGTTACCGGCCGCCGCGCAGCGTCCCTTATCCCGCCGATCTGCAGCGCGCCGCCGAGGTCCTGAACGCGGGCAGGAAGGTCGCCATCCTGGTGGGCGCCGGCGCGCTGGGGGCCGGCGCCGAAGTCACCGCCCTCGCCGACAAGCTGGGCGCCGGTGTCGCCAAGGCCCTGCTGGGCAAGGCCGTGCTGCCCGACGACCTGCCCTGGGTCACCGGCTCCATCGGCCTGCTCGGCACCGAGCCCAGCTACAAGCTCATGACCGAATGCGACACCCTGCTGATGATCGGCTCCGGCTTCCCGTATTCCGAGTTCCTGCCCAAGGAGGGCCAGGCCCGCGGCGTACAGATCGATATCAAGCCGGACATGCTGAGCCTGCGCTACCCGATGGAGGTCAACCTGGTCGGCGACAGCGCGGAAACGCTGCGCGAGCTGTTGCCGCTATTGACGGCGAAGACCGACCGGGCCTGGCGCGACAGCATCGAGGAATGGACCGGGGACTGGTGGAAGAAACTGGAAGCACGCGCGCTGGCGGATGCCGAGGTCGGCGTCAACCCACAACGGACCATATGGGAGCTTTCGCCGCGTATCCCCGCGGACGCCATCGTGACCAGCGATTCGGGATCGGTGGCGAACTGGTACGCCCGCGACCTGAAGGTGCAACAGGGCATGATGTGTTCCCTCTCGGGCGGGCTGGCGTCGATGGGCGCGGCAGTGCCCTATGCCATCGCGGCCAAGTTTGCCTATCCGCACCGGCCCGTCATCGCCCTGGTCGGCGATGGCGCCATGCAGATGAACAACATGGCCGAACTGATCACGGTCGCGAAGTACTGGAAGGAATGGGGCGACCCGCGCTGGATCTGCATGGTGTTGAACAACGAAGACCTGAACCAGGTGACGTGGGAGCAGCGCGTCATGGAAGGCGACCCCAAGTTCGAGGCTTCGCAGCGCATTCCCCATGTGTCCTATCATCAATTCGCCGAGTCGATCGGCCTGCGCGGCATCCATGTCGACCGCGCCGAAGCCATGGCGGGCGCGTGGGAGCAGGCCTTGGCGTCGGACCGCCCGGTGGTGATAGACGTCAAGACGGACCCGAATGTGCCGCCCCTGCCGCCGCATATCACACTGGCCCAGGCCAAGGCCTTCGCATCGACCTTGCTCAAGGGCGATCCGGATCAGGGCAGCGTCATCGCCAACACCGCGCGACAGGTACTGAGTGCGGTATTGCCCGGAAACCGTAAGAAATAA